The genomic DNA CAGGGACGTCGGTCTGTTCTCGCAACCATCCGACGTTGTCGATCAGTTGCGGCGGCAGTTCGTTTCGTTCGCCGGTGATCCCGGTCACCGAGACGAAATACAAGAAGCCCGACGACGATTCGGCGATCCGCACCTGGCGCTGGCGAGGCGTGGTGGGAGTGACCAATTGGATCAGGTTGAAGTCGCGATCGGCACACAGTTTCGAAAACTCCGCCGCTTCTTCGACCAACAGATCGGGGACGATCGCGCCGCAGAATCCAGCTTCTTGCGATTGTTCGATGTAGCGTTCCAGCCCCACGCGGTAGATGATCGCGTAACTGGCCATCGTCAGCGTTGGGATTGTGATCTCCGCCGCAACGCGCTTTCGCATCTCGAACAGCTGCTGCAATCGAAAGCCCGACTCGAGCGCCCGTTGATAGGAGGCTTGGATCACGGGCCCGTCGGCGACCGGATCGCTGTAGGGGACGCCGACTTCACACGCCGCAACGCCCGCCTTACCAAAGTCTTTCAGCAGGTCGGCGGTGAAATCGAGATCGGGATCCCCGGCCGTGATGAAGGGGAGCAGGGCCTTGCGCCCCTCGGATCGTAATTTGGCAAAGGTTTCGTCGAGCAACGACATGAACAACTTTCAGCAGATGGAAAACGGCACACGATGGGTCTCCGTGCCGAAAAAGCTTTCGGCAACGGGGCGGCAGTATAATTCAAATCGGCCGGCGGCGGAATCCGCAGCGGCCGGCACCGGTTACCATTCCTCGCCGCGCAACCGCGCCAGCTCCATCGCATCCTTGTCGCCGCGCCCCGACAGACAGACGACCACGTTTTGCTCGGGGCCCATCTGAGCCGCCACTTCCATCGCCTTAGCGATCGCGTGACTGCTCTCTAGCGCCGGCAGAATCCCTTCGCTTTTGGCCAGCATATCGAACGCCTTCATCGCTTCGTCGTCGCGGCACTGGATATATTCCGCTCGGCCGGTATCCTTCCAGTAGCTGTGCTCCGGTCCGACGCCGGGGTAGTCGAGTCCCGCCGACATCGAATGGACATCGCAAGTTTGGCCGTCGTCGTCCTGCATCACATAGCTGTAACTGCCGTGCAGGACGCCGGGACGGCCGAAGGTCAGGGGCGAGGCGTGTTGGCCTGGCTCGCTGCTGCGTCCCCCGGCTTCGACGCCGACCAAGCGGACGCCGTCGTCGGCGACAAAAGGAGCGAAGATGCCCGCGGCGTTGCTGCCACCGCCGACGCACGCGACCACGCAATCGGGCAGCTTACCGTCGAAAGCTTCCAGGCTCTGGGCGCGGGCTTCGCGGCCGATCACCGATTGGAAATCGCGGACCATCATCGGGAAGGGATGCGGACCGATCACCGATCCAATGATGTAGTGCGTGTCTTCGACGCTGCTCATCCAGTCGCGCATCGCTTCGTTGACGGCGTCGCGGAGTGTTCGCGAACCGCTTTCGACAGCTCGGATCTCCGCCCCAAGCAGTTTCATCGCAAACACATTCGGCTTCTGGCGGCGAATGTCTTCAGCCCCCATGTAGACCACACATGGCAAGCCAAAGTGAGCGCACGCGGTCGCGGTGGCGACGCCGTGCTGGCCGGCACCGGTCTCGGCAATCACGCGCGTCTTGCCCATCCGCAGCGTCAGCAGCGCTTGGCCTAGGGTGTTGTTGATCTTATGCGCGCCGGTGTGGTTCAGATCTTCGCGTTTGAGCCAGATTTGAGCACCGCCGCAGGATTCGGTCAGCCGCCGAGCAAAGTAGAGTGGCGAGGGGCGGCCGACAAATGTCTTCCACAGCCCATCGAGCTCCTCTTGAAACGACGGATCCGCTTTCGCTTTGTCGTATTCCGCGACAAGTTCGTCCAATGCTCGGGTGAGTGTTTCGGGAACAAAACGACCGCCAAACGAACCAAAACGGCCCGCCGAATCGGGAACAGATTGAGGGCTGAGTGCCTTGGGCAGGGTGCCTGACATATCGACTATCCAGTGCATAAAATTGTTTCGAGAGCTTTCATCTATCCTACCCGTCAGCCCAAATGATCGACAACCGGAGGCGTGCGTTTGGCCGGGGCAAAGTGACCGACGAACCTATATGAGTGCTCCGGGCACAGCGTAAGGTTCGGGTTTCAAAGTGAGCCGTTGGGCGAACGCCAAAGCCACAGCTCGCCAAACATTCGCGAATTCCCTACCACGAGACCCCTGCGATGCCTGAATTGCCCGAAGTCGAAACGATGCGCCGCGGTATCCTGCCGATCGTGGGAGCCACGATTTCCAGCGTCCAGCGGCCGCCGTGCCATTGCCGGCCGATCTCGATCAAGCCGCGGATCGATCATTTGGACCGGCGAGCCAGCGGCCGAACGATCACCGACATCGATCGACTGGGAAAACGAGTCGTGATCCATTTGGACGATGGCCAAGCGATCGTGATCGAACCGCGGATGAGCGGCTTGGTGCTGCTGGCCGATCCGCCGGGGATCGAACATCTGCGGCTGAGGATCGAATTGGCAGGCGTCACGCATCGCGAGCTGCTGTTTTGGGATCGCCGCGGACTGGGGACCGTTCGGCTGCTGTCGACCGAGGAATTGCGGGCGTTGGTCACCGAGCGACTGGGGCCCGACGCGCTGCAGATCTCGGCCGACCAGTTGCGCGAGGCGCTGCGAGCCAGCCGACGAGCGATCAAGGTGGCGCTGTTGGACCAGAGCGTGGTCGCCGGAATCGGTAACCTCTACGCCGCGGAGATCTTGCATTTGGCTGGCGTCGACCCGCGCACGCGGTGCGATCAATTGAGCGGCCCGCAGTGGCAGCGGATCCAAGCGGCGATCGGTCAGATTCTGGAGACCGCGATCCGGCACGAGGGATCCACTCTTTCGGATGGCACCTACCGCAACGCGCTCAACGACCCGGGCAATTACCAGAGCCAACACCAGGTTTACGATCGCGCCGATCAAACGTGTTACCGGTGCGATCGAGGGCCGATCACGCGAATCGTGCAAGCTCAACGCAGCACGTTTTATTGCCCCACGTGCCAACAGAAACGAGGCCTGCACGAATCGTTGGCCGATTATCGATCCTAGGTGCTCGTAAAGGACTGTGCATTCACTCACTTGCGCGTCGTCCAGGTATGGGGCTTGGACGGTGTGTATTTACTCGCTTGCGTTTCGTGCTCGGAACGGGATGGGGCGACCATCAGTACACATAAACGAACTCGTTGCTGTTCATCAGCACTAAACAAACATCGGCTAAGGCCCTTGTCTTTGGAGCCATTTCGCTTGGTTCGATATCGGGTTGGAAGTCGTCGATGGCGTGTCGCGTTTCGGTAAAACGGAAACGCTCGCCCGTGTTCTCCTCAACCGCTTCGCGGACGATTTCGTGCGCTGGCGGTTCGACCGGTTCCGCGGTCCCTGGCAGCATCGATTCGATCCGCTGCCAATGCTTCACCGATCGTTCGATCTCGTCCGCTGTCGCTTTGCGACCAAACAATCGCTGATAGATCACGCGGATTGCTTCGGTCGGGGAGGAGGTGCTTTGCAACGTATCGCTTGCCAACGCCCGCGCGCGGGCGTGTGTGTTGCGGCTGTTAAACATCGCAAACACCTGCGGCGTGACGGTCGATGTGTCGCGTCGCTCGCAGGAAAAGTCGGGCGATGGCGCGTTAAAGACTTCGAGTTCGGGCGTGACCAAGCCGCGAAGTTTTAAAACGTAGATCGAGCGGCGGTTGCGTTGGTGTGGCTTGGGATTTGGTGTCCATGCCGCAGCAAAGGTGCCCATCACCTGACGCGGTTGCAATGCGACCTCCGCATTGATGATCGGTCGACAGGGAATGCCACCGACCGCGGGATTTAACTCGCCACTGACACGCAGCATCGAATCGCGCAGCTCTTCCGCACTCAAGCGTCGTGGCAGGTAGACGGCATAGGCGTTGGACGCGCGGGCGAGTGCGTCGCGATCCAATGTTGGGGCGCCTTGCGTTCCACTTGCTTGCGTTGCCGGCGTGTATTGGGTGCTGCGGCAATAGGTGTCGGAATTCATGATCCTGCGGTGCAGGTTCTTGATCGACCAACCGCCAGCCACCAGTTCACCGGCTAACCAATCGAGCAATTCGGGATGCGTGGGACGCTTGCCCGTCGACCCAAAGTTATTGGGATTCCCCGCGATCGCACGACCAAAATGCCACTGCCAGATTCGGTTGGCAATGACGCGCGTGGTGAGCGGATTTTTCGAGTCGGCGATCCAATCGGCCAGCGCCGTTCGGCGACCGTCGATCGTTTGCGGAATCGCTGCAGGTACCTGATCCTCGATCACGCTCAACACCCCCGCCGCGACAGGTTCACCCTCGGAAAACGGATCGCCACCGGTGTGGATCACCGATTTCTCCAGTTCACCGTGAGTGCGATCCTTGGGAATTCGAAGCGGTTGGGAGACGGATGTCATCGATGGCGTGTGCCCGTTGTAGACCGAATGGGCAAAAGGTTGGTAGCGATCAAATTCCCACTGCAGCCGTTGCATGCCTTTGCGAGAGACGCGTTCGAGCCCAAATTGCTGCGGAGTGAAGCCGACGCGGACCGGTGGTATTTCCTGTGGATCGACTCCCGCAGACAACAAGGAGTTGCGAGCTGCAGCAAAAACACCGCGTCCCGAACGATTCTGTTTTACCTTGGCAACCGAATCGTTCCATCGCTGCTTCATCGTCGCCTTTTGCTCCGCGACGGTGGGCTGATCATCGGTGCGATCGTTCGCTGTGCGAAAGGGGACGATGTCGTCGTACCATTTTTCAGCATTCTCCAGCAGCAAATCATCAAGCATTTGTTGCGTCCGGGTGTATTGTTTGTGTTGTTGATCCAAATAGGTCTTCTCTTCAAAACCGCTTAAGTTCTCCGTTTCCAAAAACGTCGTAGCTCGCTCTGCCAATTGTGTTGTCGCGAAGACGGCTTGGATACTGTAATAATCCCGCGTCGGGATCGGGTCGAACTTGTGATCGTGGCAACGACAGCACTGCAGCGACTGGCCGAGAAACGTTTCGCCCACGCTGTTGGTCACGTCGTCGAGGAATCGCATTCGGGCGACCTTGGCGACTTCCATGCCGGTCAATTCCCAAGGGCCCATGCGAAGGAACCCCACGGCGACGACGCTTTCCGGGTCGTCGGGCTCGATCTCGTCCCCCGCGATCTGCTGGCGGATAAATTGATCGTAGGGTTTGTCTTCGTTAAACGATCGAATGACATAGTCGCGGTATCGCCAGGCGTTGCCCCGCTGGTAATCGTTAGCGAAGCCGGACGAGTCGGCGTAGCGCGTCACGTCGAGCCAATGTTGGGCCATCCGTTCGCCGTAATGAGGTGAAGCGAGCAAGCGGTCGACGAGCGAGCGAAAGGCGGTTTTGTCATCCGCTGGGTCGCTGAGGAAGCAAGCGATCTCGTCGAGCGTCGGTGGTAGTCCGGTCAGATCGAAGGTCGCCCGCCGGATCAGCGTCCGGCGGTCCGCTCGTGGTGCGACGGCGATCCCGTCGGGCATCGCCAGGTCGATAAAGTGATCGACCTGGTCGCCTTTCGCAGTCGGAAAGGCTTCCTCGTTATTATCTCGCCACACCGGGGCTGCGACCGGTTGGTAGGCCCACAGTCCCGCCGGATCGTATCGCCGGTTGGTCCAGTTGGTATCGAGCCCGCCGGATGTTTTGACCTTCACGCCGTCTTCGGCCGACCACGTGTCGGCGTATTCCGCTTCGATTGCGAGCGCACGTTCATCCGAAGGCCAGCGGGCTCCCGTTTCAATCCAACGACCGAGCCACCGGAGCTGTTCATCGCTGAGGGCTTCGCTTTCTTTGGGTGGCATCGCAGAGAATGTTTCCTCCTCTCGCGCCGCCGCCAAATAGATCGCACTCGCTTCGGGTTTCCCCGGCGAGATGCCCGCTGCGCCACTATCGCCTCCGGCCATTAATGGAGCGATCGCGCGAAAGTCGATTCCGCCTTCGATCGCCTCGGGATCCTGGCCGTGGCAGCCGAGACACTTCTCGCGAAACATCGGTGCAATTCGGCGGACAAAGAGGACTTCACTTTCGCCGGCAAGAACTTCAGGTGGTTTGTCCGCAGCGCTTGCCTGCGCGAGGAGGATCGCAATAAAAGCCAGCGATCGGATTGTTCGGGCGACCATCCATGAAATAACGAGCTTCTGCTGTGTGCGGGTTTGGGGGGCGGATCGTCCGGACATATTCCTCGCCGCGCAGGCTGCTTTTGGTTGGATTAGAAAATCACCAGTAGTTTGAATTATGATCGATTTTACCTGCCCCGACCATACAATTGGGCTGGGGCGGCGAAGGCGACCATCGAAATCACTTTTCGAAAGCGACGGGTAACGATGATGATCAAACGGACATTAATTTGGGCATGCAGCATCGCGATCATTCTGGGCGTCTCCACGCCGCAGTCCGATGCGGATCAGGCGGCACGCGGTCGGAAGCCCCATATCGTCTTCATCATGGCCGACGATTTGGGCTGGTCGGACGTCGGCTACAACGGCGCGGAGTTTTACGAAACGCCGAACATCGATGCGCTCTGTCGGTCGGGGATGGAGTTCACCGATGCATATCCTGGTGCTGCGAACTGCATGCCCTCGCGGTCCTGCATCATGAGCGGAATGTATACGCCGCGGACGAAGATGTGGACTCCCGGAATGGTCTCCAAAGGAGAGCAGCGTTTCATGAAGTTGTTGGTTCCCAGCAGGCAGAAGCCAAAAGGAGACGGCAAGATCCCAACCGTTGGTAGCTTGGACCCCGAGGTCTTTTCGCTGGCCCGCTTGCTGAAACAAGTCGACTACAAAACGTTGCACCTGGGCAAGTGGCACCTCGGTTCAGGCAGCGGGCTCGGCTTCGACAGGAACGATGTCGACGGTCGGGGGGCTGGCTTGGAGAAGGATCACAAATTTTACGGCAACAAGAACGTCGCCCAGTGGCTGACCGATGCCGCGGTCGAATATATCGCTGAAAACAAAGACGATCCGTTTTTTATCTACCTGAACCATTTCGACGTTCACACGCCGATCAACGCCCGTGCGGCGGTCGTCGATAAATACAAGAAGAAGCTGGAATCGAAAAAGTGGAGCCGGAACTGGAACCCCGTTTACGCTGCGATGATCGAAGCGGTCGATACATCGGTGGGGCGGCTGTTGCAAGCGATCCAAGAGAACGGAATTCAGGAGGAGACGCTGGTGATCTTTACGTCCGACAACGGCGGATATGGCGGCGCGACCTGGAACGTACCGTTAAAAGGCTCCAAGGGGGGATTCTACGAAGGCGGTATTCGCACGCCGCTTTGCATGAGTTGGCCCGGGACGATCAAGCCGGGAACCGTCTGCGATACGCCGGTGACGGGTGTCGATTACATGCCGACGTTTGCCGAATTGACGGGGGCGCCGCTGGGGACCGACCAGGCGTTGGACGGCGTCTCGATCGTGCCGCTGATGATGGGCAAGGCGATCGCCCCGCGCGCGATCTACTGGCACTATCCGTTGTACCTGCATGGAAAAGTGCAGGTGAAGCCGGTCTACGGCACCGATCGGATGTATTGGCGAGGGACGCCTTGCAGCGTCGTCCGGATGGGCGATTGGAAGCTGATGGAGTTTTTTGAGACCGGATCGATCGAGCTCTATAACCTGCGAAACGATTTGGGCGAAAGCACCGATCTCGCCAATCAACATCCCGACAAGGCGGCCGAGTTGTTGAAGCGGCTCAAAAAGTGGCAGGTCGAAACGCAGGCCGATATCCCCGGGACGCTCAACCCTGATTTCGATCCCGATTACGTGCAAGCGGTTAAAAAGAGAGCAAGGTGAGTGAGAACCGCCGGAGGCGTATCGATAGCGATGGGGGGGCACTCGCTTGCGTTTCGTGTTGGTACCGGGGCGAGTTTTAAGTC from Rosistilla carotiformis includes the following:
- the trpB gene encoding tryptophan synthase subunit beta, with translation MSGTLPKALSPQSVPDSAGRFGSFGGRFVPETLTRALDELVAEYDKAKADPSFQEELDGLWKTFVGRPSPLYFARRLTESCGGAQIWLKREDLNHTGAHKINNTLGQALLTLRMGKTRVIAETGAGQHGVATATACAHFGLPCVVYMGAEDIRRQKPNVFAMKLLGAEIRAVESGSRTLRDAVNEAMRDWMSSVEDTHYIIGSVIGPHPFPMMVRDFQSVIGREARAQSLEAFDGKLPDCVVACVGGGSNAAGIFAPFVADDGVRLVGVEAGGRSSEPGQHASPLTFGRPGVLHGSYSYVMQDDDGQTCDVHSMSAGLDYPGVGPEHSYWKDTGRAEYIQCRDDEAMKAFDMLAKSEGILPALESSHAIAKAMEVAAQMGPEQNVVVCLSGRGDKDAMELARLRGEEW
- the trpA gene encoding tryptophan synthase subunit alpha, with amino-acid sequence MSLLDETFAKLRSEGRKALLPFITAGDPDLDFTADLLKDFGKAGVAACEVGVPYSDPVADGPVIQASYQRALESGFRLQQLFEMRKRVAAEITIPTLTMASYAIIYRVGLERYIEQSQEAGFCGAIVPDLLVEEAAEFSKLCADRDFNLIQLVTPTTPRQRQVRIAESSSGFLYFVSVTGITGERNELPPQLIDNVGWLREQTDVPVCIGFGISQPEHVAKLGPVADGLIVGSAIVRRIAQANAENRGEVRGEIDRYVREMLAAINAVK
- a CDS encoding sulfatase, producing the protein MMIKRTLIWACSIAIILGVSTPQSDADQAARGRKPHIVFIMADDLGWSDVGYNGAEFYETPNIDALCRSGMEFTDAYPGAANCMPSRSCIMSGMYTPRTKMWTPGMVSKGEQRFMKLLVPSRQKPKGDGKIPTVGSLDPEVFSLARLLKQVDYKTLHLGKWHLGSGSGLGFDRNDVDGRGAGLEKDHKFYGNKNVAQWLTDAAVEYIAENKDDPFFIYLNHFDVHTPINARAAVVDKYKKKLESKKWSRNWNPVYAAMIEAVDTSVGRLLQAIQENGIQEETLVIFTSDNGGYGGATWNVPLKGSKGGFYEGGIRTPLCMSWPGTIKPGTVCDTPVTGVDYMPTFAELTGAPLGTDQALDGVSIVPLMMGKAIAPRAIYWHYPLYLHGKVQVKPVYGTDRMYWRGTPCSVVRMGDWKLMEFFETGSIELYNLRNDLGESTDLANQHPDKAAELLKRLKKWQVETQADIPGTLNPDFDPDYVQAVKKRAR
- the mutM gene encoding bifunctional DNA-formamidopyrimidine glycosylase/DNA-(apurinic or apyrimidinic site) lyase, whose translation is MPELPEVETMRRGILPIVGATISSVQRPPCHCRPISIKPRIDHLDRRASGRTITDIDRLGKRVVIHLDDGQAIVIEPRMSGLVLLADPPGIEHLRLRIELAGVTHRELLFWDRRGLGTVRLLSTEELRALVTERLGPDALQISADQLREALRASRRAIKVALLDQSVVAGIGNLYAAEILHLAGVDPRTRCDQLSGPQWQRIQAAIGQILETAIRHEGSTLSDGTYRNALNDPGNYQSQHQVYDRADQTCYRCDRGPITRIVQAQRSTFYCPTCQQKRGLHESLADYRS
- a CDS encoding PSD1 and planctomycete cytochrome C domain-containing protein, producing the protein MVARTIRSLAFIAILLAQASAADKPPEVLAGESEVLFVRRIAPMFREKCLGCHGQDPEAIEGGIDFRAIAPLMAGGDSGAAGISPGKPEASAIYLAAAREEETFSAMPPKESEALSDEQLRWLGRWIETGARWPSDERALAIEAEYADTWSAEDGVKVKTSGGLDTNWTNRRYDPAGLWAYQPVAAPVWRDNNEEAFPTAKGDQVDHFIDLAMPDGIAVAPRADRRTLIRRATFDLTGLPPTLDEIACFLSDPADDKTAFRSLVDRLLASPHYGERMAQHWLDVTRYADSSGFANDYQRGNAWRYRDYVIRSFNEDKPYDQFIRQQIAGDEIEPDDPESVVAVGFLRMGPWELTGMEVAKVARMRFLDDVTNSVGETFLGQSLQCCRCHDHKFDPIPTRDYYSIQAVFATTQLAERATTFLETENLSGFEEKTYLDQQHKQYTRTQQMLDDLLLENAEKWYDDIVPFRTANDRTDDQPTVAEQKATMKQRWNDSVAKVKQNRSGRGVFAAARNSLLSAGVDPQEIPPVRVGFTPQQFGLERVSRKGMQRLQWEFDRYQPFAHSVYNGHTPSMTSVSQPLRIPKDRTHGELEKSVIHTGGDPFSEGEPVAAGVLSVIEDQVPAAIPQTIDGRRTALADWIADSKNPLTTRVIANRIWQWHFGRAIAGNPNNFGSTGKRPTHPELLDWLAGELVAGGWSIKNLHRRIMNSDTYCRSTQYTPATQASGTQGAPTLDRDALARASNAYAVYLPRRLSAEELRDSMLRVSGELNPAVGGIPCRPIINAEVALQPRQVMGTFAAAWTPNPKPHQRNRRSIYVLKLRGLVTPELEVFNAPSPDFSCERRDTSTVTPQVFAMFNSRNTHARARALASDTLQSTSSPTEAIRVIYQRLFGRKATADEIERSVKHWQRIESMLPGTAEPVEPPAHEIVREAVEENTGERFRFTETRHAIDDFQPDIEPSEMAPKTRALADVCLVLMNSNEFVYVY